A window from Vanessa atalanta chromosome 18, ilVanAtal1.2, whole genome shotgun sequence encodes these proteins:
- the LOC125070877 gene encoding chromosome-associated kinesin KIF4 isoform X1 translates to MVDGETNKGTIDTVQVALRIRPLMRTETERGCDECIDVVPGEQQVQIKDLAFTYNYVFPQHITQQEFYDTAVKCLIGKLFQGYNVTILAYGQTGSGKTYTMGTNYSGSDGDFTKLGVIPQAVADIFDFIEAHEDKFIFKVNVSFMELYQEQCYDLLSGKERGHSIIEIREDINKGVILPGITELPVSSTMETMTVLERGSAGRVTGSTAMNQASSRSHAVFTIVIAKESRSDKNIATTSKFHLVDLAGSERIKKTKASGERLKEGVKINQGLLALGNVISALGDGTNRSFISYRDSKLTRLLQDSLGGNSLTLMVACVSPADYNLDETVSTLRYADRARRIRNKPIINQDAKAAEIVRLNNLVNELRLQLVGKLPTISEQNNEQLQEQLDREKARYAELLKKHKQVTEHLSNMLVENTNLCEKALLAEAAKEKIERKLNELTEQCNQTIDNINTTDFSQDDNGHKSTVVDYLKEIKTKLEDLQSVNLKTNEELIDHEIKLSFVKEDVDGEKVDEEIILNEDQAVMEEEKRAMGQVALNQELQELNRAMAIKASVVQAILANNKEMLDSHNNLRENEDKISKLEKERDELLQQLKQTKTKDPSHEERRTKVSTLESEITDLKKKCQQQANIIKMKEKNEAKIASLNAELQAMKATKVKIIRQMREESEKFRKWKLDNERAMLRLRNEDRKRATAMAKMESLHAKQQNVLKRKMEEAVAVNKRLKEALDRQKQTAMKRNAKGSVKAGAVQQYIEQELEVHLSIVEAEKSLEELMEYRAWITEQIETLRNSTDDQNNRKKIAELEDDLALRKAQISDLQQKILTADQENKSRTQWDNIQSMLEAKVALKCLFELLVDAKRELQSQSEKGYQARYEEIKESYDRLMVEFENSKTEFEQQLSSIKVQNEQKLSALVALQRGVIGRGDRSEACKNLQNVIQYQQDRLEQVEQENKRLADELEELRCAGKKAKKRGKKENNGDSVKKVEYVEPTDEEDDEFEDRDKDPDWRATPLFKRIQAQRSRLTMNFSAEAADASAARAPKRGSDGAPHCTCRGSCSTKMCGCVKSELGCGSACRCQPALCKNRRLSSDDDKENNPSSTEYSLDSTPSSSYFDKRFETSQELDQVTNRLTEDRIKVIPDKTQIPRTLRPLSERRPQADSRTQKWMLALLLYNTCVAPMSSYCASSVFQYGMDVAKYNVISSIFKYLLRERSP, encoded by the exons ATGGTTGACGGGGAGACCAATAAAGGTACCATTGATACGGTGCAAGTTGCGCTAAGAATTAGGCCTTTGATGCGAACAGAGACTGAGAGAGGGTGTGACGAATGCATTGACGTAGTACCTGGAGAACAACAGGTGCAGATCAAAGACCTAGCTTTCACATACAACTATGTGTTCCCTCAACATATCACGCAACAGGAATTTTATGATACTGCAGTTAAATGCCTTATTGGGAAGCTGTTTCAAG GTTATAATGTGACAATACTGGCCTATGGACAGACTGGTTCTGGTAAAACATACACTATGGGCACAAATTATTCAGGATCGGATGGTGACTTTACTAAActag gtgTAATCCCTCAAGCTGTGGCTGATATATTTGACTTTATTGAGGCACATGAAGATAAGTTCATATTTAAAGTGAATGTTTCCTTCATGGAACTTTATCAGGAACAATGTTACGACTTACTATCTGGAAAAGAGAGAGGTCATAGTATTATAGAAATAAGGGAGGATATAAACAAAGGAGTTATTTTACCag gtaTCACTGAGCTTCCCGTGTCGTCAACAATGGAAACGATGACGGTGTTAGAGCGCGGGTCAGCAGGCCGCGTGACCGGCTCCACCGCCATGAACCAGGCCTCCAGCAGGAGTCATGCCGTCTTCACTATCGTCATCGCTAAAGAGAGCAGGAGTGATAa AAACATAGCTACTACTTCAAAGTTCCATCTCGTGGATCTTGCTGGTTCAGAACGAATTAAGAAGACAAAGGCAAGTGGTGAGCGCTTGAAAGAAGGTGTCAAGATCAACCAAGGGTTACTTGCACTAGGAAATGTTATATCTGCTCTTGGGGATGGCACCAACAGAAGCTTCATTAGTTACAGAGATAGCAAACTTACAAGATTATTACAAG ACAGCCTGGGTGGTAACTCGCTGACGTTGATGGTGGCGTGTGTGAGCCCGGCCGACTACAACCTGGACGAGACGGTGTCCACGCTGCGCTACGCGGACCGCGCGAGGCGCATCCGCAACAAGCCCATTATCAACCAGGACGCAAAGGCCGCGGAGATCGTCAG GTTAAACAACTTAGTTAATGAACTTCGACTTCAATTAGTTGGAAAGCTTCCTACAATTAGTGAACAAAACAATGAACAACTACAAGAACAGCTAGATAGAGAGAAGGCAAGGTATGCTGAACTGCTCAAGAAACACAAACAAGTCACAGAACACTTAAGCAACATGTTGGTAGAAAATACGAATTTATGCGAAAAAGCACTTTTAGCAGAAGCAGCTAAGGAGAAAATAGAACGTAAATTGAATGAATTGACGGAACAATGCAATCAAACTATAGACAATATAAACACAACAGACTTTTCTCAAGATGACAATGGACATAAATCAACTGTGGTTGATTAtctaaaagaaattaaaactaaGTTAGAGGACTTGCAATCAGTGAATTTGAAGACGAATGAAGAATTGATAGATCATGAGATTAAATTGTCGTTTGTCAAAGAGGATGTGGATGGTGAGAAGGTGGACGAAGAGATCATATTGAATGAAGATCAGGCTGTCATGGAGGAAGAAAAGAGGGCAATGGGACAG gtGGCACTTAACCAAGAATTGCAAGAGTTGAATCGTGCAATGGCTATTAAGGCGTCCGTAGTCCAAGCTATTCTGGCCAACAACAAGGAGATGCTGGACAGCCACAACAATCTGCGCGAGAATGAGGATAAGATATCTAAGTTGGAGAAAGAGAGAGATGAACTCTTGCAACAATTGAAACAGACTAAG ACCAAAGACCCATCACACGAAGAACGTCGCACAAAGGTATCGACCTTAGAATCTGAAATAACAGACTTGAAGAAGAAATGCCAACAGCAGGCCAATATCATCAAGATGAAGGAAAAGAACGAGGCTAAGATAGCTTCGCTTAACGCCGAACTTCAGGCCATGAAAGCTACTAAg gTAAAAATAATTCGTCAAATGCGTGAGGAGAGCGAGAAATTCCGCAAGTGGAAGCTGGACAACGAGCGCGCTATGCTGCGCCTGCGCAACGAGGACCGCAAGCGAGCCACCGCCATGGCCAAGATGGAGTCGCTGCACGCCAAGCAGCAGAATGTGCTCAAGAGGAAGATGGAGGAGGCGGTCGCAGTTAACAAGAGACTGAAG GAAGCGTTGGATCGACAGAAGCAAACGGCTATGAAACGCAACGCAAAGGGCAGCGTGAAGGCCGGCGCCGTCCAGCAGTACATCGAGCAGGAGTTGGAGGTGCATCTCAGCATCGTGGAGGCGGAGAAGTCGCTCGAGGAACTCATGGAGTACAG GGCATGGATAACAGAGCAAATAGAAACTCTACGCAACAGCACCGATGATCAAAATAATAGGAAGAAGATTGCGGAACTCGAAGATGATCTAGCTCTTCGGAAAGCTCAGATATCTGACCTACAACAGAAGATCTTAACCGCTGATCAAG aaaacaAATCTCGCACCCAGTGGGATAACATTCAATCGATGCTAGAAGCTAAGGTCGCCTTGAAATGTCTCTTCGAACTGCTAGTCGACGCTAAGCGAGAACTTCAGAGCCAAAGCGAAAAGGGATATCAAGCGAGATATGAAGAGATCAAAGAATCTTACGACAGGTTAATGGTAGAGTTTGAGAATAGCAAGACTGAATTTGAACAACAACTTTCCTCTATCAAGGTGCAAAATGAACAAAAG cTAAGTGCATTGGTAGCCCTTCAAAGAGGTGTTATCGGCCGGGGTGATAGAAGTGAAGCGTGCAAAAATCTACAAAATGTAATACAGTACCAACAGGACCGTCTTGAACAAGTGGAGCAGGAGAAT aaGAGACTAGCAGATGAACTAGAAGAATTACGGTGCGCGGGTAAAAAAGCCAAGAAACGGggtaagaaagaaaataatggGGATTCTGTGAAGAAGGTTGAATACGTGGAACCGACTGATGAGGAAGATGATGAATTCGAAGACAGGGATAAGGATCCCGATTGGAGGGCCACCCCACTTTTCAAGCGCATACAG gcGCAGCGCTCGCGCCTGACGATGAACTTCTCTGCGGAGGCGGCGGACGcgagcgcggcgcgcgcgcccAAGCGCGGCAGCGACGGCGCGCCGCACTGCACGTGTCGCGGCAGCTGCTCCACCAAGATGTGCGGCTGCGTCAAGTCCGAGCTGGGCTGCGGCTCGGCGTGCCGCTGCCAGCCCGCGCTCTGCAAGAACCGCCGCCTGTCGTCCGACGACGACAAGGAGAACAAC cCATCTAGCACAGAATACTCATTAGATTCAACTCCGTCGTCATCCTACTTCGACAAACG TTTTGAAACGTCACAGGAATTGGACCAAGTAACAAATAGATTAACCGAGGATAGAATAAAAGTAATACCTGATAAAACTCAAATTCCGCGTACATTGCGTCCACTGTCCGAGAGACGGCCCCAAGCCGACAGTCGCACGCAGAAATGGATGTTAGCACTATTACTATACAACACTTGTGTCGCTCCCATGTCTTCGTATTGCGCGAGCAGCGTGTTCCAGTACGGAATGGACGTTGCCAAATATAACGTGATATCGTCcatcttcaaatatttattgagagag aGATCACCTTGA
- the LOC125070877 gene encoding chromosome-associated kinesin KIF4 isoform X2 produces MVDGETNKGTIDTVQVALRIRPLMRTETERGCDECIDVVPGEQQVQIKDLAFTYNYVFPQHITQQEFYDTAVKCLIGKLFQGYNVTILAYGQTGSGKTYTMGTNYSGSDGDFTKLGVIPQAVADIFDFIEAHEDKFIFKVNVSFMELYQEQCYDLLSGKERGHSIIEIREDINKGVILPGITELPVSSTMETMTVLERGSAGRVTGSTAMNQASSRSHAVFTIVIAKESRSDKNIATTSKFHLVDLAGSERIKKTKASGERLKEGVKINQGLLALGNVISALGDGTNRSFISYRDSKLTRLLQDSLGGNSLTLMVACVSPADYNLDETVSTLRYADRARRIRNKPIINQDAKAAEIVRLNNLVNELRLQLVGKLPTISEQNNEQLQEQLDREKARYAELLKKHKQVTEHLSNMLVENTNLCEKALLAEAAKEKIERKLNELTEQCNQTIDNINTTDFSQDDNGHKSTVVDYLKEIKTKLEDLQSVNLKTNEELIDHEIKLSFVKEDVDGEKVDEEIILNEDQAVMEEEKRAMGQVALNQELQELNRAMAIKASVVQAILANNKEMLDSHNNLRENEDKISKLEKERDELLQQLKQTKTKDPSHEERRTKVSTLESEITDLKKKCQQQANIIKMKEKNEAKIASLNAELQAMKATKVKIIRQMREESEKFRKWKLDNERAMLRLRNEDRKRATAMAKMESLHAKQQNVLKRKMEEAVAVNKRLKEALDRQKQTAMKRNAKGSVKAGAVQQYIEQELEVHLSIVEAEKSLEELMEYRAWITEQIETLRNSTDDQNNRKKIAELEDDLALRKAQISDLQQKILTADQENKSRTQWDNIQSMLEAKVALKCLFELLVDAKRELQSQSEKGYQARYEEIKESYDRLMVEFENSKTEFEQQLSSIKVQNEQKLSALVALQRGVIGRGDRSEACKNLQNVIQYQQDRLEQVEQENKRLADELEELRCAGKKAKKRGKKENNGDSVKKVEYVEPTDEEDDEFEDRDKDPDWRATPLFKRIQAQRSRLTMNFSAEAADASAARAPKRGSDGAPHCTCRGSCSTKMCGCVKSELGCGSACRCQPALCKNRRLSSDDDKENNPSSTEYSLDSTPSSSYFDKRDHLDATYVKKKKSYFFPHDAANGDVKNSQVKTD; encoded by the exons ATGGTTGACGGGGAGACCAATAAAGGTACCATTGATACGGTGCAAGTTGCGCTAAGAATTAGGCCTTTGATGCGAACAGAGACTGAGAGAGGGTGTGACGAATGCATTGACGTAGTACCTGGAGAACAACAGGTGCAGATCAAAGACCTAGCTTTCACATACAACTATGTGTTCCCTCAACATATCACGCAACAGGAATTTTATGATACTGCAGTTAAATGCCTTATTGGGAAGCTGTTTCAAG GTTATAATGTGACAATACTGGCCTATGGACAGACTGGTTCTGGTAAAACATACACTATGGGCACAAATTATTCAGGATCGGATGGTGACTTTACTAAActag gtgTAATCCCTCAAGCTGTGGCTGATATATTTGACTTTATTGAGGCACATGAAGATAAGTTCATATTTAAAGTGAATGTTTCCTTCATGGAACTTTATCAGGAACAATGTTACGACTTACTATCTGGAAAAGAGAGAGGTCATAGTATTATAGAAATAAGGGAGGATATAAACAAAGGAGTTATTTTACCag gtaTCACTGAGCTTCCCGTGTCGTCAACAATGGAAACGATGACGGTGTTAGAGCGCGGGTCAGCAGGCCGCGTGACCGGCTCCACCGCCATGAACCAGGCCTCCAGCAGGAGTCATGCCGTCTTCACTATCGTCATCGCTAAAGAGAGCAGGAGTGATAa AAACATAGCTACTACTTCAAAGTTCCATCTCGTGGATCTTGCTGGTTCAGAACGAATTAAGAAGACAAAGGCAAGTGGTGAGCGCTTGAAAGAAGGTGTCAAGATCAACCAAGGGTTACTTGCACTAGGAAATGTTATATCTGCTCTTGGGGATGGCACCAACAGAAGCTTCATTAGTTACAGAGATAGCAAACTTACAAGATTATTACAAG ACAGCCTGGGTGGTAACTCGCTGACGTTGATGGTGGCGTGTGTGAGCCCGGCCGACTACAACCTGGACGAGACGGTGTCCACGCTGCGCTACGCGGACCGCGCGAGGCGCATCCGCAACAAGCCCATTATCAACCAGGACGCAAAGGCCGCGGAGATCGTCAG GTTAAACAACTTAGTTAATGAACTTCGACTTCAATTAGTTGGAAAGCTTCCTACAATTAGTGAACAAAACAATGAACAACTACAAGAACAGCTAGATAGAGAGAAGGCAAGGTATGCTGAACTGCTCAAGAAACACAAACAAGTCACAGAACACTTAAGCAACATGTTGGTAGAAAATACGAATTTATGCGAAAAAGCACTTTTAGCAGAAGCAGCTAAGGAGAAAATAGAACGTAAATTGAATGAATTGACGGAACAATGCAATCAAACTATAGACAATATAAACACAACAGACTTTTCTCAAGATGACAATGGACATAAATCAACTGTGGTTGATTAtctaaaagaaattaaaactaaGTTAGAGGACTTGCAATCAGTGAATTTGAAGACGAATGAAGAATTGATAGATCATGAGATTAAATTGTCGTTTGTCAAAGAGGATGTGGATGGTGAGAAGGTGGACGAAGAGATCATATTGAATGAAGATCAGGCTGTCATGGAGGAAGAAAAGAGGGCAATGGGACAG gtGGCACTTAACCAAGAATTGCAAGAGTTGAATCGTGCAATGGCTATTAAGGCGTCCGTAGTCCAAGCTATTCTGGCCAACAACAAGGAGATGCTGGACAGCCACAACAATCTGCGCGAGAATGAGGATAAGATATCTAAGTTGGAGAAAGAGAGAGATGAACTCTTGCAACAATTGAAACAGACTAAG ACCAAAGACCCATCACACGAAGAACGTCGCACAAAGGTATCGACCTTAGAATCTGAAATAACAGACTTGAAGAAGAAATGCCAACAGCAGGCCAATATCATCAAGATGAAGGAAAAGAACGAGGCTAAGATAGCTTCGCTTAACGCCGAACTTCAGGCCATGAAAGCTACTAAg gTAAAAATAATTCGTCAAATGCGTGAGGAGAGCGAGAAATTCCGCAAGTGGAAGCTGGACAACGAGCGCGCTATGCTGCGCCTGCGCAACGAGGACCGCAAGCGAGCCACCGCCATGGCCAAGATGGAGTCGCTGCACGCCAAGCAGCAGAATGTGCTCAAGAGGAAGATGGAGGAGGCGGTCGCAGTTAACAAGAGACTGAAG GAAGCGTTGGATCGACAGAAGCAAACGGCTATGAAACGCAACGCAAAGGGCAGCGTGAAGGCCGGCGCCGTCCAGCAGTACATCGAGCAGGAGTTGGAGGTGCATCTCAGCATCGTGGAGGCGGAGAAGTCGCTCGAGGAACTCATGGAGTACAG GGCATGGATAACAGAGCAAATAGAAACTCTACGCAACAGCACCGATGATCAAAATAATAGGAAGAAGATTGCGGAACTCGAAGATGATCTAGCTCTTCGGAAAGCTCAGATATCTGACCTACAACAGAAGATCTTAACCGCTGATCAAG aaaacaAATCTCGCACCCAGTGGGATAACATTCAATCGATGCTAGAAGCTAAGGTCGCCTTGAAATGTCTCTTCGAACTGCTAGTCGACGCTAAGCGAGAACTTCAGAGCCAAAGCGAAAAGGGATATCAAGCGAGATATGAAGAGATCAAAGAATCTTACGACAGGTTAATGGTAGAGTTTGAGAATAGCAAGACTGAATTTGAACAACAACTTTCCTCTATCAAGGTGCAAAATGAACAAAAG cTAAGTGCATTGGTAGCCCTTCAAAGAGGTGTTATCGGCCGGGGTGATAGAAGTGAAGCGTGCAAAAATCTACAAAATGTAATACAGTACCAACAGGACCGTCTTGAACAAGTGGAGCAGGAGAAT aaGAGACTAGCAGATGAACTAGAAGAATTACGGTGCGCGGGTAAAAAAGCCAAGAAACGGggtaagaaagaaaataatggGGATTCTGTGAAGAAGGTTGAATACGTGGAACCGACTGATGAGGAAGATGATGAATTCGAAGACAGGGATAAGGATCCCGATTGGAGGGCCACCCCACTTTTCAAGCGCATACAG gcGCAGCGCTCGCGCCTGACGATGAACTTCTCTGCGGAGGCGGCGGACGcgagcgcggcgcgcgcgcccAAGCGCGGCAGCGACGGCGCGCCGCACTGCACGTGTCGCGGCAGCTGCTCCACCAAGATGTGCGGCTGCGTCAAGTCCGAGCTGGGCTGCGGCTCGGCGTGCCGCTGCCAGCCCGCGCTCTGCAAGAACCGCCGCCTGTCGTCCGACGACGACAAGGAGAACAAC cCATCTAGCACAGAATACTCATTAGATTCAACTCCGTCGTCATCCTACTTCGACAAACG aGATCACCTTGACGCTACGTATGTCAAgaaaaagaaaagttatttttttccacACGATGCGGCAAATGGCGACGTCAAAAATAGCCAAGTTAAG ACTGATTAA